In one Amaranthus tricolor cultivar Red isolate AtriRed21 chromosome 8, ASM2621246v1, whole genome shotgun sequence genomic region, the following are encoded:
- the LOC130820315 gene encoding uncharacterized protein LOC130820315 isoform X3 → MANLASPQNPISPNSDKRFWNTLHKRVESILETRKTDLSCSISSTNCGGLNPRGKKLKEDSMLLIRGFDSVASSLSTLTANLENALQS, encoded by the exons ATGGCGAATTTAGCTTCTCCGCAGAACCCGATTAGTCCCAATTCAGATAAGCGTTTCTGGAACACTTTACATAAAAGGGTTGAATCGATTCTTGAAACTCGAAAAACTGATCTATCATGTTCGATTTCCTCTACG AATTGTGGAGGACTGAATCCTAGAGGTAAGAAATTGAAGGAGGATTCTATGCTTTTGATCAGAGGTTTTGATTCAGTTGCTTCTTCATTATCTACGCTTACAGCCAATCTGGAAAATGCCCTTCAG